In the genome of Populus alba chromosome 11, ASM523922v2, whole genome shotgun sequence, one region contains:
- the LOC118047512 gene encoding G-type lectin S-receptor-like serine/threonine-protein kinase At4g27290 isoform X1: MNSITLLCFCFTSFFFTSLAVDTISANHTIGDGETIVSSGERFELGFFSPGNSTRRYLGIWYNKISKGKVVWVANREIPITDKSGVLKFDERGALILAIQNGSVIWSSNTSSHAQNPVAQLLDSGNLVVRNENDRRTENFVWQSFEHPGNTFLPGMKVGRLASGLDVIISSWKSNDDPSQGPYTFEIDGKGLELVVRQNSVLKSRSGPWNGVGFSGLPLLKPDPFLSYAFVFNDKEAYLTYDINSSIALTLVFDQDGVLERLAWIDRLNNWIVYSSAPGDNCDNYALCGAYGRCTIGNSPACGCLNRFLPKNQSEWARADWSSGCVRRTPLNCQNGDGFIKYYNIKLPDSKIRAMNKSMTTEECRVKCLNNCSCMAYTNSDIRGNGSGCILWFGDLVDIRQYTEDGQDLYIRMASSEIVAHTLEGSPKKKKVGIIVSVVLSALLLLGLGLCLFLQKKRKHNRHNTLGRTKKKENNTEEQWSMKSQDESLDLPHFDLTAIAIATSNFSFNNLLGQGGFGPVYKGAFKGGHDIAVKRLSKESRQGLDEFMNEVKCIAKLQHRNLVKLLGYCIEHEEKILIYEYMPNKSLDSYIFDQIRSKLLDWPKRFHIINGVSRGLLYLHQDSRLRIIHRDLKLSNILLDNDMNPKISDFGMARSFGGNETEAITRRVVGTYGYMSPEYAIDGLFSIKSDVFSFGVLVLEIVSGKRNWGFTHPKHELNLLGHVWKLYKEGRSLELIDELKVESCYVPEVLRSIHVGLLCVQHSPEHRPSMSTVVLMLEGNGLLPQPNEPGFFTERKLIEENMKDLSSTNEVTITVLDGR; encoded by the exons atgaatAGCATTACCCtactttgcttttgttttacttctttcttctttacatCCCTAGCAGTAGACACCATCTCTGCAAATCACACTATCGGCGACGGAGAGACCATAGTTTCAAGTGGCGAGAGATTTGAACTGGGGTTTTTCAGCCCTGGTAATTCCACGCGGCGGTATTTGGGAATATGGTACAACAAGATATCTAAGGGGAAAGTGGTGTGGGTTGCCAATAGAGAAATCCCTATAACTGATAAGTCAGGAGTCTTAAAGTTTGATGAGAGGGGAGCTCTCATCCTTGCCATTCAGAATGGTAGTGTCATTTGGTCTTCCAACACATCAAGCCACGCGCAGAACCCGGTTGCTCAGCTTTTGGATTCAGGAAATCTTGTGGTCAGGAATGAAAATGATCGTCGCACAGAAAATTTCGTTTGGCAAAGTTTTGAACATCCTGGAAATACATTTCTACCTGGAATGAAGGTTGGAAGACTAGCTTCTGGATTGGATGTGATTATATCGTCATGGAAGAGCAATGATGATCCTTCTCAAGGCCCTTATACCTTTGAGATTGATGGGAAGGGTTTAGAGTTGGTTGTCAGACAGAATTCAGTTCTGAAGTCTCGATCAGGGCCGTGGAATGGTGTTGGCTTTAGTGGCCTGCCTCTTTTGAAACCAGACCCCTTTTTAAGctatgcttttgtttttaatgacaaaGAGGCATACTTAACTTATGATATTAACAGCTCTATTGCTTTGACCTTGGTTTTTGATCAAGACGGTGTCCTGGAGCGGCTCGCCTGGATTGACCGCCTTAATAATTGGATAGTGTACTCAAGCGCACCAGGAGATAACTGCGATAACTATGCACTATGTGGTGCCTATGGCAGGTGTACCATCGGGAACTCCCCAGCATGTGGGTGTTTGAACAGATTCCTGCCAAAAAACCAAAGTGAATGGGCAAGGGCAGACTGGTCTAGCGGGTGCGTTCGGAGGACACCGCTGAACTGCCAGAATGGAGATGGATTTATAAAGTATTATAACATTAAATTGCCAGACTCAAAGATTCGGGCAATGAATAAAAGCATGACAACGGAGGAATGCAGGGTGAAATGCTTGAATAATTGTTCTTGCATGGCTTATACAAATTCAGATATAAGGGGAAATGGAAGCGGATGCATTCTCTGGTTTGGTGACCTGGTGGACATCAGACAATACACAGAAGATGGCCAAGATCTTTATATTAGAATGGCTTCTTCTGAAATAG TAGCTCACACTCTAGAGGGCTCTcccaagaagaaaaaagtggGCATCATTGTAAGCGTTGTGTTATCAGCATTGCTTCTCCTAGGCCTTGGTCTGTGCTTGTTCCTCCAGAAGAAGAGGAAGCATAATAGACATAATACTCTTGGTAGGACAA agaaaaaggaaaacaatacaGAAGAACAATGGTCTATGAAGAGCCAGGATGAAAGTCTAGATTTGCCACATTTTGACCTTACTGCAATAGCTATTGCTACCAGCAATTTCTCATTCAACAATTTGCTAGGACAAGGTGGCTTTGGACCTGTCTACAAG GGTGCGTTTAAAGGTGGACACGACATAGCTGTGAAGAGGCTTTCGAAGGAATCCAGACAAGGGCTTGATGAATTCATGAATGAAGTAAAATGCATTGCAAAACTTCAACATCGAAACCTTGTAAAGCTTCTGGGATATTGCATAGAACATGAAGAGAAGATTTTGATCTATGAATACATGCCCAACAAAAGTCTAGACAGCTACATATTTG ATCAAATTCGAAGCAAGTTGCTGGATTGGCCTAAAAGGTTCCACATCATCAATGGGGTATCAAGGGGACTGCTTTATCTCCATCAAGACTCTAGACTACGAATTATTCATAGAGATCTTAAGCTGAGCAACATTTTACTAGATAATGATATGAATCCAAAAATCTCAGACTTTGGTATGGCTAGAAGTTTCGGAGGGAATGAAACAGAAGCGATTACAAGAAGAGTAGTTGGGACATA TGGTTATATGTCGCCAGAGTATGCCATTGATGGTCTCTTCTCGATAAAATCCGATGTGTTTAGCTTTGGTGTTTTGGTGTTAGAGATTGTCAGTGGGAAAAGAAACTGGGGATTTACACATCCAAAACACGAACTCAACCTTCTTGGGCAT GTATGGAAGCTATACAAGGAAGGCAGATCTTTGGAgttgattgatgaattaaaaGTAGAATCCTGCTATGTGCCTGAAGTGTTAAGGTCAATCCATGTGGGGCTATTATGTGTGCAACACTCTCCAGAACACAGGCCAAGCATGTCTACAGTGGTTCTTATGTTGGAGGGAAATGGGTTATTGCCTCAACCTAACGAGCCAGGTTTTTTCACAGAAAGAAAATTGATCgaagaaaacatgaaagacCTGAGTTCCACCAATGAAGTAACAATCACAGTACTTGACGGCAGATAG
- the LOC118047512 gene encoding G-type lectin S-receptor-like serine/threonine-protein kinase At4g27290 isoform X3: MNSITLLCFCFTSFFFTSLAVDTISANHTIGDGETIVSSGERFELGFFSPGNSTRRYLGIWYNKISKGKVVWVANREIPITDKSGVLKFDERGALILAIQNGSVIWSSNTSSHAQNPVAQLLDSGNLVVRNENDRRTENFVWQSFEHPGNTFLPGMKVGRLASGLDVIISSWKSNDDPSQGPYTFEIDGKGLELVVRQNSVLKSRSGPWNGVGFSGLPLLKPDPFLSYAFVFNDKEAYLTYDINSSIALTLVFDQDGVLERLAWIDRLNNWIVYSSAPGDNCDNYALCGAYGRCTIGNSPACGCLNRFLPKNQSEWARADWSSGCVRRTPLNCQNGDGFIKYYNIKLPDSKIRAMNKSMTTEECRVKCLNNCSCMAYTNSDIRGNGSGCILWFGDLVDIRQYTEDGQDLYIRMASSEIVAHTLEGSPKKKKVGIIVSVVLSALLLLGLGLCLFLQKKRKHNRHNTLEKKENNTEEQWSMKSQDESLDLPHFDLTAIAIATSNFSFNNLLGQGGFGPVYKGAFKGGHDIAVKRLSKESRQGLDEFMNEVKCIAKLQHRNLVKLLGYCIEHEEKILIYEYMPNKSLDSYIFDQIRSKLLDWPKRFHIINGVSRGLLYLHQDSRLRIIHRDLKLSNILLDNDMNPKISDFGMARSFGGNETEAITRRVVGTYGYMSPEYAIDGLFSIKSDVFSFGVLVLEIVSGKRNWGFTHPKHELNLLGHVWKLYKEGRSLELIDELKVESCYVPEVLRSIHVGLLCVQHSPEHRPSMSTVVLMLEGNGLLPQPNEPGFFTERKLIEENMKDLSSTNEVTITVLDGR, from the exons atgaatAGCATTACCCtactttgcttttgttttacttctttcttctttacatCCCTAGCAGTAGACACCATCTCTGCAAATCACACTATCGGCGACGGAGAGACCATAGTTTCAAGTGGCGAGAGATTTGAACTGGGGTTTTTCAGCCCTGGTAATTCCACGCGGCGGTATTTGGGAATATGGTACAACAAGATATCTAAGGGGAAAGTGGTGTGGGTTGCCAATAGAGAAATCCCTATAACTGATAAGTCAGGAGTCTTAAAGTTTGATGAGAGGGGAGCTCTCATCCTTGCCATTCAGAATGGTAGTGTCATTTGGTCTTCCAACACATCAAGCCACGCGCAGAACCCGGTTGCTCAGCTTTTGGATTCAGGAAATCTTGTGGTCAGGAATGAAAATGATCGTCGCACAGAAAATTTCGTTTGGCAAAGTTTTGAACATCCTGGAAATACATTTCTACCTGGAATGAAGGTTGGAAGACTAGCTTCTGGATTGGATGTGATTATATCGTCATGGAAGAGCAATGATGATCCTTCTCAAGGCCCTTATACCTTTGAGATTGATGGGAAGGGTTTAGAGTTGGTTGTCAGACAGAATTCAGTTCTGAAGTCTCGATCAGGGCCGTGGAATGGTGTTGGCTTTAGTGGCCTGCCTCTTTTGAAACCAGACCCCTTTTTAAGctatgcttttgtttttaatgacaaaGAGGCATACTTAACTTATGATATTAACAGCTCTATTGCTTTGACCTTGGTTTTTGATCAAGACGGTGTCCTGGAGCGGCTCGCCTGGATTGACCGCCTTAATAATTGGATAGTGTACTCAAGCGCACCAGGAGATAACTGCGATAACTATGCACTATGTGGTGCCTATGGCAGGTGTACCATCGGGAACTCCCCAGCATGTGGGTGTTTGAACAGATTCCTGCCAAAAAACCAAAGTGAATGGGCAAGGGCAGACTGGTCTAGCGGGTGCGTTCGGAGGACACCGCTGAACTGCCAGAATGGAGATGGATTTATAAAGTATTATAACATTAAATTGCCAGACTCAAAGATTCGGGCAATGAATAAAAGCATGACAACGGAGGAATGCAGGGTGAAATGCTTGAATAATTGTTCTTGCATGGCTTATACAAATTCAGATATAAGGGGAAATGGAAGCGGATGCATTCTCTGGTTTGGTGACCTGGTGGACATCAGACAATACACAGAAGATGGCCAAGATCTTTATATTAGAATGGCTTCTTCTGAAATAG TAGCTCACACTCTAGAGGGCTCTcccaagaagaaaaaagtggGCATCATTGTAAGCGTTGTGTTATCAGCATTGCTTCTCCTAGGCCTTGGTCTGTGCTTGTTCCTCCAGAAGAAGAGGAAGCATAATAGACATAATACTCTTG agaaaaaggaaaacaatacaGAAGAACAATGGTCTATGAAGAGCCAGGATGAAAGTCTAGATTTGCCACATTTTGACCTTACTGCAATAGCTATTGCTACCAGCAATTTCTCATTCAACAATTTGCTAGGACAAGGTGGCTTTGGACCTGTCTACAAG GGTGCGTTTAAAGGTGGACACGACATAGCTGTGAAGAGGCTTTCGAAGGAATCCAGACAAGGGCTTGATGAATTCATGAATGAAGTAAAATGCATTGCAAAACTTCAACATCGAAACCTTGTAAAGCTTCTGGGATATTGCATAGAACATGAAGAGAAGATTTTGATCTATGAATACATGCCCAACAAAAGTCTAGACAGCTACATATTTG ATCAAATTCGAAGCAAGTTGCTGGATTGGCCTAAAAGGTTCCACATCATCAATGGGGTATCAAGGGGACTGCTTTATCTCCATCAAGACTCTAGACTACGAATTATTCATAGAGATCTTAAGCTGAGCAACATTTTACTAGATAATGATATGAATCCAAAAATCTCAGACTTTGGTATGGCTAGAAGTTTCGGAGGGAATGAAACAGAAGCGATTACAAGAAGAGTAGTTGGGACATA TGGTTATATGTCGCCAGAGTATGCCATTGATGGTCTCTTCTCGATAAAATCCGATGTGTTTAGCTTTGGTGTTTTGGTGTTAGAGATTGTCAGTGGGAAAAGAAACTGGGGATTTACACATCCAAAACACGAACTCAACCTTCTTGGGCAT GTATGGAAGCTATACAAGGAAGGCAGATCTTTGGAgttgattgatgaattaaaaGTAGAATCCTGCTATGTGCCTGAAGTGTTAAGGTCAATCCATGTGGGGCTATTATGTGTGCAACACTCTCCAGAACACAGGCCAAGCATGTCTACAGTGGTTCTTATGTTGGAGGGAAATGGGTTATTGCCTCAACCTAACGAGCCAGGTTTTTTCACAGAAAGAAAATTGATCgaagaaaacatgaaagacCTGAGTTCCACCAATGAAGTAACAATCACAGTACTTGACGGCAGATAG
- the LOC118047512 gene encoding G-type lectin S-receptor-like serine/threonine-protein kinase At4g27290 isoform X2 encodes MNSITLLCFCFTSFFFTSLAVDTISANHTIGDGETIVSSGERFELGFFSPGNSTRRYLGIWYNKISKGKVVWVANREIPITDKSGVLKFDERGALILAIQNGSVIWSSNTSSHAQNPVAQLLDSGNLVVRNENDRRTENFVWQSFEHPGNTFLPGMKVGRLASGLDVIISSWKSNDDPSQGPYTFEIDGKGLELVVRQNSVLKSRSGPWNGVGFSGLPLLKPDPFLSYAFVFNDKEAYLTYDINSSIALTLVFDQDGVLERLAWIDRLNNWIVYSSAPGDNCDNYALCGAYGRCTIGNSPACGCLNRFLPKNQSEWARADWSSGCVRRTPLNCQNGDGFIKYYNIKLPDSKIRAMNKSMTTEECRVKCLNNCSCMAYTNSDIRGNGSGCILWFGDLVDIRQYTEDGQDLYIRMASSEIAHTLEGSPKKKKVGIIVSVVLSALLLLGLGLCLFLQKKRKHNRHNTLGRTKKKENNTEEQWSMKSQDESLDLPHFDLTAIAIATSNFSFNNLLGQGGFGPVYKGAFKGGHDIAVKRLSKESRQGLDEFMNEVKCIAKLQHRNLVKLLGYCIEHEEKILIYEYMPNKSLDSYIFDQIRSKLLDWPKRFHIINGVSRGLLYLHQDSRLRIIHRDLKLSNILLDNDMNPKISDFGMARSFGGNETEAITRRVVGTYGYMSPEYAIDGLFSIKSDVFSFGVLVLEIVSGKRNWGFTHPKHELNLLGHVWKLYKEGRSLELIDELKVESCYVPEVLRSIHVGLLCVQHSPEHRPSMSTVVLMLEGNGLLPQPNEPGFFTERKLIEENMKDLSSTNEVTITVLDGR; translated from the exons atgaatAGCATTACCCtactttgcttttgttttacttctttcttctttacatCCCTAGCAGTAGACACCATCTCTGCAAATCACACTATCGGCGACGGAGAGACCATAGTTTCAAGTGGCGAGAGATTTGAACTGGGGTTTTTCAGCCCTGGTAATTCCACGCGGCGGTATTTGGGAATATGGTACAACAAGATATCTAAGGGGAAAGTGGTGTGGGTTGCCAATAGAGAAATCCCTATAACTGATAAGTCAGGAGTCTTAAAGTTTGATGAGAGGGGAGCTCTCATCCTTGCCATTCAGAATGGTAGTGTCATTTGGTCTTCCAACACATCAAGCCACGCGCAGAACCCGGTTGCTCAGCTTTTGGATTCAGGAAATCTTGTGGTCAGGAATGAAAATGATCGTCGCACAGAAAATTTCGTTTGGCAAAGTTTTGAACATCCTGGAAATACATTTCTACCTGGAATGAAGGTTGGAAGACTAGCTTCTGGATTGGATGTGATTATATCGTCATGGAAGAGCAATGATGATCCTTCTCAAGGCCCTTATACCTTTGAGATTGATGGGAAGGGTTTAGAGTTGGTTGTCAGACAGAATTCAGTTCTGAAGTCTCGATCAGGGCCGTGGAATGGTGTTGGCTTTAGTGGCCTGCCTCTTTTGAAACCAGACCCCTTTTTAAGctatgcttttgtttttaatgacaaaGAGGCATACTTAACTTATGATATTAACAGCTCTATTGCTTTGACCTTGGTTTTTGATCAAGACGGTGTCCTGGAGCGGCTCGCCTGGATTGACCGCCTTAATAATTGGATAGTGTACTCAAGCGCACCAGGAGATAACTGCGATAACTATGCACTATGTGGTGCCTATGGCAGGTGTACCATCGGGAACTCCCCAGCATGTGGGTGTTTGAACAGATTCCTGCCAAAAAACCAAAGTGAATGGGCAAGGGCAGACTGGTCTAGCGGGTGCGTTCGGAGGACACCGCTGAACTGCCAGAATGGAGATGGATTTATAAAGTATTATAACATTAAATTGCCAGACTCAAAGATTCGGGCAATGAATAAAAGCATGACAACGGAGGAATGCAGGGTGAAATGCTTGAATAATTGTTCTTGCATGGCTTATACAAATTCAGATATAAGGGGAAATGGAAGCGGATGCATTCTCTGGTTTGGTGACCTGGTGGACATCAGACAATACACAGAAGATGGCCAAGATCTTTATATTAGAATGGCTTCTTCTGAAATAG CTCACACTCTAGAGGGCTCTcccaagaagaaaaaagtggGCATCATTGTAAGCGTTGTGTTATCAGCATTGCTTCTCCTAGGCCTTGGTCTGTGCTTGTTCCTCCAGAAGAAGAGGAAGCATAATAGACATAATACTCTTGGTAGGACAA agaaaaaggaaaacaatacaGAAGAACAATGGTCTATGAAGAGCCAGGATGAAAGTCTAGATTTGCCACATTTTGACCTTACTGCAATAGCTATTGCTACCAGCAATTTCTCATTCAACAATTTGCTAGGACAAGGTGGCTTTGGACCTGTCTACAAG GGTGCGTTTAAAGGTGGACACGACATAGCTGTGAAGAGGCTTTCGAAGGAATCCAGACAAGGGCTTGATGAATTCATGAATGAAGTAAAATGCATTGCAAAACTTCAACATCGAAACCTTGTAAAGCTTCTGGGATATTGCATAGAACATGAAGAGAAGATTTTGATCTATGAATACATGCCCAACAAAAGTCTAGACAGCTACATATTTG ATCAAATTCGAAGCAAGTTGCTGGATTGGCCTAAAAGGTTCCACATCATCAATGGGGTATCAAGGGGACTGCTTTATCTCCATCAAGACTCTAGACTACGAATTATTCATAGAGATCTTAAGCTGAGCAACATTTTACTAGATAATGATATGAATCCAAAAATCTCAGACTTTGGTATGGCTAGAAGTTTCGGAGGGAATGAAACAGAAGCGATTACAAGAAGAGTAGTTGGGACATA TGGTTATATGTCGCCAGAGTATGCCATTGATGGTCTCTTCTCGATAAAATCCGATGTGTTTAGCTTTGGTGTTTTGGTGTTAGAGATTGTCAGTGGGAAAAGAAACTGGGGATTTACACATCCAAAACACGAACTCAACCTTCTTGGGCAT GTATGGAAGCTATACAAGGAAGGCAGATCTTTGGAgttgattgatgaattaaaaGTAGAATCCTGCTATGTGCCTGAAGTGTTAAGGTCAATCCATGTGGGGCTATTATGTGTGCAACACTCTCCAGAACACAGGCCAAGCATGTCTACAGTGGTTCTTATGTTGGAGGGAAATGGGTTATTGCCTCAACCTAACGAGCCAGGTTTTTTCACAGAAAGAAAATTGATCgaagaaaacatgaaagacCTGAGTTCCACCAATGAAGTAACAATCACAGTACTTGACGGCAGATAG
- the LOC118047512 gene encoding G-type lectin S-receptor-like serine/threonine-protein kinase At4g27290 isoform X4: MNSITLLCFCFTSFFFTSLAVDTISANHTIGDGETIVSSGERFELGFFSPGNSTRRYLGIWYNKISKGKVVWVANREIPITDKSGVLKFDERGALILAIQNGSVIWSSNTSSHAQNPVAQLLDSGNLVVRNENDRRTENFVWQSFEHPGNTFLPGMKVGRLASGLDVIISSWKSNDDPSQGPYTFEIDGKGLELVVRQNSVLKSRSGPWNGVGFSGLPLLKPDPFLSYAFVFNDKEAYLTYDINSSIALTLVFDQDGVLERLAWIDRLNNWIVYSSAPGDNCDNYALCGAYGRCTIGNSPACGCLNRFLPKNQSEWARADWSSGCVRRTPLNCQNGDGFIKYYNIKLPDSKIRAMNKSMTTEECRVKCLNNCSCMAYTNSDIRGNGSGCILWFGDLVDIRQYTEDGQDLYIRMASSEIEKKENNTEEQWSMKSQDESLDLPHFDLTAIAIATSNFSFNNLLGQGGFGPVYKGAFKGGHDIAVKRLSKESRQGLDEFMNEVKCIAKLQHRNLVKLLGYCIEHEEKILIYEYMPNKSLDSYIFDQIRSKLLDWPKRFHIINGVSRGLLYLHQDSRLRIIHRDLKLSNILLDNDMNPKISDFGMARSFGGNETEAITRRVVGTYGYMSPEYAIDGLFSIKSDVFSFGVLVLEIVSGKRNWGFTHPKHELNLLGHVWKLYKEGRSLELIDELKVESCYVPEVLRSIHVGLLCVQHSPEHRPSMSTVVLMLEGNGLLPQPNEPGFFTERKLIEENMKDLSSTNEVTITVLDGR; the protein is encoded by the exons atgaatAGCATTACCCtactttgcttttgttttacttctttcttctttacatCCCTAGCAGTAGACACCATCTCTGCAAATCACACTATCGGCGACGGAGAGACCATAGTTTCAAGTGGCGAGAGATTTGAACTGGGGTTTTTCAGCCCTGGTAATTCCACGCGGCGGTATTTGGGAATATGGTACAACAAGATATCTAAGGGGAAAGTGGTGTGGGTTGCCAATAGAGAAATCCCTATAACTGATAAGTCAGGAGTCTTAAAGTTTGATGAGAGGGGAGCTCTCATCCTTGCCATTCAGAATGGTAGTGTCATTTGGTCTTCCAACACATCAAGCCACGCGCAGAACCCGGTTGCTCAGCTTTTGGATTCAGGAAATCTTGTGGTCAGGAATGAAAATGATCGTCGCACAGAAAATTTCGTTTGGCAAAGTTTTGAACATCCTGGAAATACATTTCTACCTGGAATGAAGGTTGGAAGACTAGCTTCTGGATTGGATGTGATTATATCGTCATGGAAGAGCAATGATGATCCTTCTCAAGGCCCTTATACCTTTGAGATTGATGGGAAGGGTTTAGAGTTGGTTGTCAGACAGAATTCAGTTCTGAAGTCTCGATCAGGGCCGTGGAATGGTGTTGGCTTTAGTGGCCTGCCTCTTTTGAAACCAGACCCCTTTTTAAGctatgcttttgtttttaatgacaaaGAGGCATACTTAACTTATGATATTAACAGCTCTATTGCTTTGACCTTGGTTTTTGATCAAGACGGTGTCCTGGAGCGGCTCGCCTGGATTGACCGCCTTAATAATTGGATAGTGTACTCAAGCGCACCAGGAGATAACTGCGATAACTATGCACTATGTGGTGCCTATGGCAGGTGTACCATCGGGAACTCCCCAGCATGTGGGTGTTTGAACAGATTCCTGCCAAAAAACCAAAGTGAATGGGCAAGGGCAGACTGGTCTAGCGGGTGCGTTCGGAGGACACCGCTGAACTGCCAGAATGGAGATGGATTTATAAAGTATTATAACATTAAATTGCCAGACTCAAAGATTCGGGCAATGAATAAAAGCATGACAACGGAGGAATGCAGGGTGAAATGCTTGAATAATTGTTCTTGCATGGCTTATACAAATTCAGATATAAGGGGAAATGGAAGCGGATGCATTCTCTGGTTTGGTGACCTGGTGGACATCAGACAATACACAGAAGATGGCCAAGATCTTTATATTAGAATGGCTTCTTCTGAAATAG agaaaaaggaaaacaatacaGAAGAACAATGGTCTATGAAGAGCCAGGATGAAAGTCTAGATTTGCCACATTTTGACCTTACTGCAATAGCTATTGCTACCAGCAATTTCTCATTCAACAATTTGCTAGGACAAGGTGGCTTTGGACCTGTCTACAAG GGTGCGTTTAAAGGTGGACACGACATAGCTGTGAAGAGGCTTTCGAAGGAATCCAGACAAGGGCTTGATGAATTCATGAATGAAGTAAAATGCATTGCAAAACTTCAACATCGAAACCTTGTAAAGCTTCTGGGATATTGCATAGAACATGAAGAGAAGATTTTGATCTATGAATACATGCCCAACAAAAGTCTAGACAGCTACATATTTG ATCAAATTCGAAGCAAGTTGCTGGATTGGCCTAAAAGGTTCCACATCATCAATGGGGTATCAAGGGGACTGCTTTATCTCCATCAAGACTCTAGACTACGAATTATTCATAGAGATCTTAAGCTGAGCAACATTTTACTAGATAATGATATGAATCCAAAAATCTCAGACTTTGGTATGGCTAGAAGTTTCGGAGGGAATGAAACAGAAGCGATTACAAGAAGAGTAGTTGGGACATA TGGTTATATGTCGCCAGAGTATGCCATTGATGGTCTCTTCTCGATAAAATCCGATGTGTTTAGCTTTGGTGTTTTGGTGTTAGAGATTGTCAGTGGGAAAAGAAACTGGGGATTTACACATCCAAAACACGAACTCAACCTTCTTGGGCAT GTATGGAAGCTATACAAGGAAGGCAGATCTTTGGAgttgattgatgaattaaaaGTAGAATCCTGCTATGTGCCTGAAGTGTTAAGGTCAATCCATGTGGGGCTATTATGTGTGCAACACTCTCCAGAACACAGGCCAAGCATGTCTACAGTGGTTCTTATGTTGGAGGGAAATGGGTTATTGCCTCAACCTAACGAGCCAGGTTTTTTCACAGAAAGAAAATTGATCgaagaaaacatgaaagacCTGAGTTCCACCAATGAAGTAACAATCACAGTACTTGACGGCAGATAG
- the LOC118047519 gene encoding stress-response A/B barrel domain-containing protein UP3 → MTMLCLKAASLLSTKPFYLHSPVARHQLNPFFSSFKPQKPYSAAASRSQIRMSSSSTPPQTIEHIVLFKVKENTDPTQINTMIHSLNRLISLDSVLHLTAGALYRTKSSPIPFTHVLHSRYSSKENLSAYALHPTHVQVVKESVLPICDDIMAVDWVTGDLNGGDSLVPPSGSAIRLTFLKLKEGLGDEVKDEILGVIQGIKDTFGGIDHISCGENFSPARAKGYSIASLAVFRGLSELEAVDSEKELANLEKAKVRDYLESVMVFDYVVSSSSV, encoded by the coding sequence ATGACGATGTTGTGTCTGAAAGCCGCAAGCCTACTCTCTACTAAACCATTTTACCTCCACTCTCCCGTCGCCAGACACCAGCTCAACCCCTTCTTCTCGTCCTTCAAGCCCCAGAAGCCTTACTCCGCTGCAGCATCCCGATCCCAAATCAGAATGTCGTCGTCATCCACTCCGCCCCAAACAATTGAACACATAGTCCTCTTCAAAGTCAAAGAAAACACCGACCCCACTCAAATCAACACCATGATTCATTCCCTCAACCGTCTGATATCACTCGACTCCGTACTCCACTTAACCGCCGGTGCTCTCTACCGCACCAAGTCCTCACCTATTCCCTTCACTCACGTGCTCCACAGCCGTTACTCCTCTAAAGAAAACCTCTCCGCTTATGCCCTTCACCCGACCCACGTTCAAGTAGTTAAAGAATCGGTTCTACCAATCTGCGATGACATCATGGCTGTCGATTGGGTCACCGGTGATCTCAACGGCGGTGATTCATTGGTCCCACCTTCTGGGTCCGCGATTAGATTAACATTCTTGAAGTTAAAAGAGGGATTAGGGGATGAAGTGAAAGATGAGATACTGGGAGTAATTCAGGGGATTAAAGATACATTTGGAGGAATTGATCACATCAGTTGCGGAGAGAACTTCTCCCCTGCTAGAGCCAAGGGTTATTCGATTGCTTCACTAGCTGTTTTTCGTGGATTGAGTGAATTGGAGGCGGTGGATTCGGAGAAAGAGTTGGCGAATTTGGAGAAAGCTAAGGTTAGAGATTATCTGGAAAGTGTTATGGTTTTTGATTATGTTGTGTCCTCTTCCAGTGTTTGA